The following is a genomic window from Bacilli bacterium PM5-9.
TTAAAACATCAGATTTAGAAAAACCAGTCAAATCTATCATATTATAATATTTACTTTCAGTTAGTAAAAAAACTTTTTGTGAGTTACTAATTTTTGAATAAGGAAGTGGAGATTGATTTAATACTGTTTTACCATTTCCTAGAACAAAATAATCCACTTTACTATTATCTAATTTTTTTGTGGAATAATCAATACTTTTATTAATAAAAGACTCAATTTGATAAACACCACTATTTGTTTTCTTTTTACTAGCTTTTTTATCCTGATCACTGTTTAAATAAGCAAGAGTATTACTTGAAACATTTTTAATAAATTTAGAACGAGCTGCATAAGATGGCGAACTATCATCTTTTGTTACTAAATATACAATAATATCTGGATCACTAGCAGGAGCTGCCATTAAAAATGAAGTGTAATAACAAGTTTCACATGTTTGATATTTTCCATTTTTTACATATTCAGCCGTTCCTGTTTTACCAGCAATTTTATAATTATCAATTCGATAATGCTTATATCCAGTACCTTTTTCATTTTCAACAACTTTACTCATTAATTTAAGCATTTTTTCAGATGTATTTTTTGAAATTGGCTTTCCTACTTCAGTAGGTTTAAATACCTTATTAACTTCACCATTTGAATCAACAATCTTACTTGTAATATATGGTTTCATCATCGTACCATTGTTTGTAATCGCACTAAATGCTTGAATAAGTTGAACAGGAGTAATTGAACTTGCTTGACCAAATCCAGTTGTATATTGTTCTTGTTTTAAATCAAAAACTTTATAACCATTATTTTCACCAGCAATTTCAATACCAGTCTTTTTAAAGAATTTAAATTTATTCAAGTATTCTTCATACACACTAGTATTTAAATAATTTCTAAATAAATGAACAATCCCAGTATTTGAAGATCTCATAAATCCTTCATCATAACTTATAGTACCCCAGTTATTATTTTCGTAGTTTTTTATTGTTTGAACAACTTTTCCTCCGCTTTTAATGCCAACTGGACCAGAGTAATATTTCGCTTTACCATCATAAACTTTACTATCCATTGCTGCTGCATATGTAAAAGTTTTCATTGTTGAACCTGGTTCAAATACCAATGAAACAAACGGATTAGTATAATCTTTAATATTTAACTTATTTGGATTGAATGTTGGTCTATTGCTTAATGCTAGTACTTCATTAGTCTTTGCATTTGTAACAACTGCTAATGCAAATTTAGCTTTATTAGTTTTCAACATTTCTTCCATATTTGATTCAACAATTCTTTGAATAT
Proteins encoded in this region:
- a CDS encoding penicillin-binding protein 2B (product_source=KO:K08724; cath_funfam=3.40.710.10; cog=COG0768; ko=KO:K08724; pfam=PF00905,PF03717,PF03793; smart=SM00740; superfamily=56601; transmembrane_helix_parts=Inside_1_8,TMhelix_9_31,Outside_32_710); its protein translation is MLNNKAIKALHIAFLVIFFILFINILYINITGKHLVSGADISGYAKEKSIKEIDITAKRGSIYDRNGDVIAKDTYTYTIVAYLNQERYDDINDKPAHVTNPSEYAKKLAPILKTKEKNILDNLSKDPKKYYQTYLGSAGKGLSLSQKEKIEKLGLTGIEFEEVVSRYYPNGTFASSTIGYATYDEKENKTVGKLGVEATYDELLSGKNGKKKYQVDSSGYEKKELYQEHAKDGADVYLTLDNNIQRIVESNMEEMLKTNKAKFALAVVTNAKTNEVLALSNRPTFNPNKLNIKDYTNPFVSLVFEPGSTMKTFTYAAAMDSKVYDGKAKYYSGPVGIKSGGKVVQTIKNYENNNWGTISYDEGFMRSSNTGIVHLFRNYLNTSVYEEYLNKFKFFKKTGIEIAGENNGYKVFDLKQEQYTTGFGQASSITPVQLIQAFSAITNNGTMMKPYITSKIVDSNGEVNKVFKPTEVGKPISKNTSEKMLKLMSKVVENEKGTGYKHYRIDNYKIAGKTGTAEYVKNGKYQTCETCYYTSFLMAAPASDPDIIVYLVTKDDSSPSYAARSKFIKNVSSNTLAYLNSDQDKKASKKKTNSGVYQIESFINKSIDYSTKKLDNSKVDYFVLGNGKTVLNQSPLPYSKISNSQKVFLLTESKYYNMIDLTGFSKSDVLKYASLLNIKVETSGKGYVVSQNIKVGKKLSEKNIIKVKLK